The following are encoded in a window of Providencia rettgeri genomic DNA:
- the ulaR gene encoding HTH-type transcriptional regulator UlaR produces the protein MNEVQRHNEILSLLETHRVINVSHITEQFNVSPATARRDISKLDEQGKLRKVRNGAERIEKKKRKWTPLNINSTDHYKEKSEIAIKAAELCLPGESAVINCGSTAFMLGQQLCGKNVQIVTNYFPLASYLIDEDHDDVILIGGQYNKAQNIFLNPALNTLMGYAGNWMFTSGKGLTEAGLYKADMLTAVAEQQMLDQIDKLVVVVDSSKVGHRTGMLFCPANKIDVLITGKNANPQVIESIKAQGTRVILV, from the coding sequence ATGAATGAAGTGCAAAGACACAATGAAATTTTATCGTTATTAGAAACGCATCGGGTGATTAACGTTTCTCATATTACTGAACAGTTTAATGTGTCTCCTGCAACCGCTCGTCGTGATATTTCAAAGCTTGATGAGCAAGGTAAATTGCGGAAAGTCCGCAATGGTGCAGAACGAATCGAAAAGAAAAAGCGTAAGTGGACACCCCTTAATATTAATAGTACTGACCACTACAAAGAAAAATCAGAAATTGCCATCAAAGCGGCTGAGCTTTGCCTTCCGGGGGAAAGCGCAGTGATTAACTGTGGTTCAACTGCGTTTATGTTAGGGCAGCAACTTTGCGGTAAAAATGTACAGATCGTTACCAACTACTTCCCGCTAGCCAGTTATTTAATTGATGAAGACCATGATGATGTCATTTTGATTGGCGGGCAGTATAACAAAGCACAAAACATCTTTTTAAATCCTGCCCTTAATACATTAATGGGCTATGCAGGTAACTGGATGTTTACGTCAGGGAAGGGGCTAACAGAAGCGGGCTTATATAAAGCCGATATGCTAACCGCCGTGGCTGAACAGCAGATGCTAGATCAAATCGATAAGTTGGTGGTGGTTGTGGACAGTTCCAAGGTGGGGCATCGAACCGGAATGCTATTTTGTCCAGCTAATAAGATAGATGTTCTGATTACTGGAAAAAATGCTAATCCTCAGGTGATTGAAAGTATTAAAGCCCAAGGAACGCGAGTGATACTCGTCTAA
- the ulaG gene encoding L-ascorbate 6-phosphate lactonase → MSKVNEITRESWILSTFPEWGTWLNEEIEKTVVEPNTFSMWWLGCTGIWLKSAGNTNISIDFWCGTGKKTQKNPLMNKQHQMMRMGGVEALQPNLRTAIFPLDPFAIKEVDAILASHDHADHIDVNVAAAVLQNCGDHVKFIGPQACVDLWTKWGVPAERCVVAKVGDVIDVGDMKIRVLDSFDRTALVTLPQGVSSYDKGILDGMDSRAVNYLIETTGGSIYHSGDSHYSNYYAAHGNRYHIDVALLSYGENPRGVTDKMTSSDILRAAESLDCERVIPFHHDIWANFQNDPREIEVLWNMKKERLQYKFAPFFWQVGGKYTYPTDKDRMHYQHYRGFSDIFKNEPELPYKAFL, encoded by the coding sequence ATGAGCAAAGTCAATGAAATCACACGTGAGTCTTGGATTTTAAGCACGTTTCCTGAGTGGGGAACATGGCTAAATGAAGAAATTGAAAAAACCGTTGTTGAACCCAATACATTTTCAATGTGGTGGTTAGGTTGCACTGGTATTTGGTTGAAAAGCGCAGGTAACACGAATATTTCCATTGATTTTTGGTGTGGAACAGGGAAAAAAACGCAAAAAAATCCACTGATGAATAAGCAGCACCAAATGATGCGTATGGGGGGCGTAGAAGCCTTGCAGCCCAACTTGCGTACAGCAATTTTTCCCCTTGACCCATTTGCGATTAAAGAAGTGGATGCCATTTTAGCTTCCCATGACCATGCGGATCATATTGATGTGAATGTGGCCGCCGCAGTGCTACAAAATTGCGGTGATCATGTTAAGTTTATCGGACCGCAAGCTTGCGTGGATTTATGGACAAAGTGGGGAGTCCCGGCTGAGCGCTGCGTGGTGGCGAAAGTCGGTGATGTGATTGATGTCGGGGATATGAAAATCCGTGTATTAGATTCCTTTGACCGCACCGCATTAGTGACACTGCCACAAGGTGTTTCTTCCTATGATAAAGGGATCCTTGATGGTATGGATTCCCGCGCAGTGAACTATTTAATTGAAACCACCGGAGGCTCTATTTATCACTCAGGTGACTCCCATTATTCAAATTATTATGCAGCGCATGGTAACCGTTACCATATTGATGTGGCGTTACTTTCCTATGGTGAGAATCCGCGAGGTGTCACTGACAAAATGACCTCTTCAGATATTTTACGTGCCGCAGAATCATTAGACTGTGAACGTGTTATTCCATTCCATCACGATATTTGGGCAAACTTTCAAAATGATCCCCGTGAAATTGAAGTATTATGGAATATGAAAAAAGAGCGCCTGCAATATAAATTTGCTCCGTTCTTCTGGCAAGTAGGTGGAAAATACACTTATCCAACCGATAAAGATCGCATGCATTATCAGCATTACCGCGGCTTCAGTGATATTTTCAAAAATGAGCCTGAATTGCCATATAAAGCATTTTTATAA
- the fbpC gene encoding ferric ABC transporter ATP-binding protein yields the protein MTQHNFVELKNVTKRFGTNTVIDDLSLSIPQGSMVTLLGPSGCGKTTVLRLVAGLEKPTEGRIFIDGEDVTDRSIQQRDICMVFQSYALFPHMSLGDNVGYGLKMLGLPKAEIKKRVDEALELVDLAGFADRFVDQISGGQQQRVALARALILKPKVLLFDEPLSNLDANLRRSMREKIRELQQQFNITSLYVTHDQSEAFAVSDMVLVMNKGKIMQLGSPQELYRQPASKFMASFMGDANIFPATLTVDSVDIFNYRLPRPAQITTAQTQVTVGVRPEAITLSTQGDDSQRCTITHVAYMGPQYEVTVDWHGQSMLLQINATQLQPSVGENLYLQIHPYGMFVLE from the coding sequence ATGACACAACATAATTTTGTTGAATTAAAAAATGTGACTAAACGCTTTGGTACCAACACAGTCATCGATGATTTAAGTCTGTCCATACCGCAAGGTAGCATGGTGACCCTATTAGGCCCATCCGGTTGTGGAAAAACCACGGTTTTACGTTTAGTTGCAGGTCTTGAAAAGCCAACTGAAGGTCGCATATTTATTGATGGTGAGGATGTAACAGACCGTTCAATACAGCAGCGTGATATCTGTATGGTATTCCAGTCTTACGCCTTATTCCCACACATGTCATTAGGGGATAATGTGGGTTATGGCTTGAAAATGTTAGGGTTACCAAAGGCCGAGATCAAAAAACGGGTCGATGAGGCATTAGAGTTAGTAGATTTAGCCGGTTTTGCTGATCGCTTTGTTGACCAAATTTCAGGCGGGCAACAACAACGTGTCGCTTTGGCGCGGGCCTTGATCCTCAAGCCTAAAGTGTTGTTATTCGATGAACCCTTAAGTAACTTGGATGCTAACTTACGTCGCAGTATGCGTGAGAAAATTCGTGAGTTACAACAGCAATTTAATATCACGTCTTTATACGTTACTCACGACCAAAGTGAAGCTTTCGCCGTATCGGATATGGTTTTAGTAATGAATAAAGGCAAAATTATGCAGTTGGGTTCACCTCAAGAACTCTACCGCCAGCCAGCTTCGAAATTTATGGCAAGCTTTATGGGGGATGCCAATATTTTCCCTGCAACATTGACCGTTGACTCTGTCGATATCTTTAATTATCGCTTACCACGTCCTGCGCAAATCACCACGGCGCAAACGCAAGTCACTGTTGGTGTTCGCCCTGAAGCCATCACATTAAGTACACAAGGTGATGATAGCCAGCGCTGCACAATCACCCATGTTGCCTATATGGGACCACAATACGAGGTGACAGTCGATTGGCATGGTCAATCTATGCTGCTACAAATTAATGCAACCCAATTACAACCGAGTGTTGGGGAAAACCTGTACCTGCAAATTCACCCTTATGGTATGTTTGTGCTTGAATAA
- a CDS encoding ABC transporter permease: MSQTLTLTPPKKRDSTFFWLLLAWIGFALLPSWSLDYGLLDSTQDEILAAYGWSSLNISWLWYLLPSLLFIRPLTPADRYHKTRHYFDIAVAAITAVVVILTAYFDGKGLGYSAIVLFITLGMVMTHALTRLEWLGGDQFVIGSLITVVALITLFIVFPSVAIFIPMFTDGNGDFAPFAFVAILTQSHIVQVIINSVFLSLAVGAGCTFFGLILAIYTTRIAKRSAIIGRVFSILPIVTPPFVVGLGVTLMMGRSGYITEFLATYMGLENTNWLYGFTGIWLAQVLAFTPMSFMILDGAIKTIHPSLEEASYTLRANRYQTFFNVFMPLLKPALANAFLIVIVQSLADFSNPLVLGGNFDVLATQIYFYITGSQLDYQAASTLGASLLVFSLLVFCVQYMWIGKRSYVTVSGKSYRGDVQPLPTSLIVTVTAFLAIWVAFNVLLYGSIFYGSFTVNWGVDYTLTLDNFIKLFGQGMSDGAWPSLLDTLLYAGIAAPITAVLGLLIAYIVVRQDFRGKKTIEFTTMLCFAVPGTVAGVSYILAFNDSPFYLTGTAAIVIISMTMRNVPVGIRAGIAGLGQIDKSLDEASLSLRAGSMRTIFFILLPLLRPAILSALIYSFVRAITTVSAIVFLVTPDTRVATAYILNRVEDGEYGVAIAYGSILIVVMLAIIFLFDYLIGEARVSRSKAKNAQ, encoded by the coding sequence ATGTCTCAAACCCTAACTCTGACACCACCCAAAAAGCGAGATAGCACCTTTTTTTGGCTGCTATTAGCGTGGATTGGTTTTGCCTTGTTACCGTCGTGGAGCCTTGATTATGGTTTACTCGACTCTACCCAAGATGAAATCCTCGCCGCTTATGGATGGAGCAGCCTGAATATTAGCTGGCTTTGGTATCTCTTGCCATCGCTCCTCTTTATTCGTCCGTTAACACCAGCGGATCGTTACCACAAAACACGTCATTATTTCGATATTGCTGTCGCGGCAATCACGGCGGTTGTCGTGATCCTCACCGCTTACTTTGATGGCAAAGGACTCGGCTATTCGGCCATTGTGCTGTTTATTACCTTAGGTATGGTAATGACACACGCATTAACCCGCCTCGAATGGCTCGGTGGCGACCAATTTGTGATTGGCTCACTGATCACCGTTGTCGCGCTTATCACCTTATTTATCGTATTCCCAAGTGTCGCGATTTTTATCCCCATGTTTACCGATGGTAATGGGGATTTCGCGCCCTTTGCCTTTGTGGCGATTTTAACGCAATCCCATATTGTTCAGGTTATCATCAACTCAGTATTCCTATCTTTAGCGGTAGGAGCCGGATGTACTTTCTTTGGGTTAATTTTAGCGATCTACACCACACGTATTGCAAAACGCTCCGCCATTATTGGTCGCGTTTTTTCTATCTTACCGATTGTCACACCGCCGTTTGTTGTGGGGCTCGGTGTTACCTTGATGATGGGGCGTTCAGGATATATCACTGAATTCCTTGCCACTTACATGGGGTTAGAAAATACTAACTGGTTATATGGCTTTACGGGAATTTGGCTTGCTCAGGTGCTTGCCTTTACCCCAATGTCATTTATGATTTTAGATGGTGCGATTAAAACCATTCACCCGTCATTGGAAGAAGCGTCATATACCCTGCGCGCTAATCGCTACCAAACGTTCTTTAATGTGTTTATGCCGTTGTTAAAGCCGGCATTAGCTAACGCATTCTTAATCGTTATCGTTCAGTCACTTGCCGACTTTAGTAACCCATTAGTGTTAGGCGGTAACTTTGACGTATTAGCCACGCAAATTTATTTCTATATCACAGGTTCACAATTGGATTACCAAGCGGCGAGTACCTTAGGGGCTTCTCTGTTAGTGTTCTCGCTATTGGTGTTCTGTGTGCAATATATGTGGATTGGTAAGCGTTCATATGTCACGGTATCTGGTAAATCATACCGCGGTGACGTGCAACCATTGCCAACCTCGTTAATTGTCACGGTCACCGCGTTCTTAGCGATTTGGGTCGCCTTTAACGTCCTGTTATACGGTAGCATTTTCTATGGAAGCTTCACCGTAAACTGGGGTGTGGATTACACCTTAACCTTAGATAACTTTATTAAATTGTTCGGTCAAGGCATGAGTGATGGCGCATGGCCTTCACTACTTGATACCCTTCTGTATGCAGGGATTGCCGCACCAATTACTGCCGTTCTCGGCCTGTTAATTGCTTATATCGTGGTTCGTCAAGATTTCCGTGGTAAGAAAACCATCGAATTCACCACCATGTTATGTTTCGCCGTTCCAGGTACAGTTGCGGGGGTGTCATACATTTTAGCCTTTAACGACTCACCGTTTTATTTAACGGGAACGGCTGCCATTGTCATTATTTCGATGACTATGCGTAACGTCCCTGTGGGGATCCGCGCAGGTATCGCGGGCTTGGGGCAAATTGATAAATCGTTAGACGAAGCCTCATTGAGTTTACGTGCAGGCTCTATGCGCACCATTTTCTTTATCTTGTTGCCACTGTTACGCCCAGCCATTTTATCCGCGCTGATTTACAGCTTTGTCCGAGCGATCACCACGGTCAGTGCGATTGTGTTCTTGGTTACCCCTGATACACGCGTGGCCACTGCCTATATTCTTAACCGCGTTGAGGATGGTGAATATGGCGTTGCGATTGCGTATGGCTCCATTTTGATTGTGGTCATGCTCGCAATTATCTTCTTATTTGACTATTTGATTGGCGAAGCCCGTGTTTCACGTTCCAAAGCCAAAAATGCACAGTAA
- a CDS encoding ABC transporter substrate-binding protein, whose product MKLKTLSTLVAAGLSLAAISTTASAAGRLVVYCSATNAMCETETQAFAKKYDVKTTFVRNGSGSTLAKIEAEKRNPQADVWYGGTLDPHSQAGEMDLLEPYKSPKLAEIMPQFQDPAKRKGNYSSAVYIGILGFGVNKDRLKEKGLPIPTCWKDLTKPEYKGEIQIADPQSSGTAYTALATFDQLWGNEQAFDYLKKLNSNISQYTKSGIAPARNAARGESAIGIGFLHDYSLEVENGAPLELIAPCEGTGYEIGGISILKNARNMDNAKLFVDFVLSKEAQELSWKEGKSYQILTNTTAESSPISLKLKDLNLINYDMDKYGDAEVRKNLINKWVTEVKMSK is encoded by the coding sequence ATGAAACTGAAAACTCTCTCTACTCTCGTCGCAGCAGGTTTATCCCTCGCCGCTATTTCTACCACGGCAAGTGCTGCGGGTCGCCTTGTCGTTTACTGTAGTGCAACCAATGCGATGTGCGAAACAGAAACTCAGGCATTCGCAAAAAAATATGATGTGAAAACCACTTTTGTTCGTAACGGCTCAGGTAGTACTTTAGCTAAAATCGAAGCTGAAAAACGTAACCCACAAGCGGATGTGTGGTATGGCGGAACCTTAGATCCCCATTCACAAGCCGGTGAAATGGATCTACTTGAACCCTACAAATCACCGAAACTAGCTGAAATCATGCCGCAATTCCAAGATCCAGCAAAACGCAAAGGTAACTATTCCTCTGCGGTTTACATCGGGATTTTAGGTTTTGGCGTGAATAAAGATCGCCTAAAAGAAAAAGGGCTGCCTATCCCAACATGCTGGAAAGATTTAACCAAACCTGAATACAAAGGCGAAATCCAAATCGCTGATCCACAAAGTTCAGGTACAGCCTATACCGCATTGGCAACATTTGACCAACTTTGGGGTAATGAGCAAGCTTTTGATTACCTGAAAAAACTGAACTCAAATATTTCTCAATACACTAAATCTGGTATTGCCCCAGCACGTAACGCCGCACGGGGTGAGTCTGCAATTGGTATCGGCTTCTTACATGATTATTCATTAGAAGTGGAAAATGGCGCGCCATTAGAATTAATCGCACCTTGTGAAGGTACAGGTTATGAAATCGGCGGGATCAGTATCCTGAAAAATGCACGTAACATGGATAATGCAAAATTATTCGTGGATTTCGTTCTGTCTAAGGAAGCACAAGAACTAAGCTGGAAAGAAGGTAAATCTTACCAAATCCTCACCAATACAACGGCGGAATCCTCTCCAATTTCGCTAAAACTGAAAGACTTAAACCTGATTAATTACGATATGGATAAATACGGTGACGCTGAGGTCCGTAAAAATCTTATCAACAAATGGGTTACTGAAGTCAAAATGAGTAAATAA